TTTTCTCTATCCATTTTGTTGATAAAGGCGATCCGGGGCAAACCAAGGTCGGCGGCATATTGCCAAACTTTTTCCGTTTCTACTTCCACACCGGCTGCAGCACACAAAACAACAAGAACACTATCAACCGCCCGCAATGAGCCTTTTACTTCCGAAACAAAATCGGCATAACCAGGTGTATCAATAAAGTTTATTTTATGTTCCCGCCATTCACAAGGAGCTAAACTTGCGCTGATTGTGACTTTCCGTTTAATTTCTTCCGGCTCGAAGTCGGTAGTCGCGGTACCATCATCTACCCGGCCCATTCGGGAAATAGCGCCAGAGCTGAACAAAAACGCCTCGGTTAACGTTGTTTTGCCTGCTCCTCCGTGTGCAACAATTCCCACATTTCTTAGCCTGTCACTTTTGTACTCTTTCAACCCGTGTCCCTCCTATACTCTATTTCCTGTCACACAAGTAATGCATCTGTGTGCAATGACTGTAATTTCAGTTCTCTGCCAACTACAAATTTTCCTGCTTTTCAGTTTATTTACAAAAAATTAATAACCGCCTATTTCCGGCGGTTATTAGTATTTCTCGAATTTTAGCAATTTTTACAAAACATGCGCAGTAATTTCCTAAACGGCTTGGGTATGGACATAAAATAAACCTTGAGTTTCACCGTCCTCGCCCCTCCTGCCCCACTATGTATGCTGAGCACTTGCTATAGTGTATGTCGGAGTGGAGCCATTTGTGTCTGCTATTTACAGGTGCTGCAAGATTTTCCCGAGCAGCCAGTGCACCCTCCACCGCTTCGTCCTCCACTTACAAATTGTGATAGAAGTTTCCGAACATCACTGCTCTGGCAGGACGGGCATCGCACCGCGCCTTCCCAGTTTACCCGGCATAATTGGTCAAAACGGACACCGCAGGCGTTGCACTGAAATTCATAAATAGGCATCCTATCAACCTCCCGTTAAGCCTCTTTCGCCTCTTCACTTTCTACGCGGGAAAGAACAAAACACAGATCAGACAGCCGGTTTAAGGCTACCAAAACATGCTCGTTTACACTTTCTTCTCTTGCCAAGCGCCACATCTGCCGCTCCGCCCGCCTGGCCACAGTGCGGGCTACATGGAGCGCCGCCGACCCGGGCGTATCACCAGGTATCACAAACTTCGTCAAGGGCGGTAGCATTACATCAAAACGGTCAATCATCTGTTCCAATTCCCGTACATGTTCAGCGGTAATACGGCTGCCTTTCTCGCCCAAACTGGCTACATCAGCCATTAGCTGCCACAGCATCCGCTGCATGTCATAAATGGCTTGCTTCACTTCCTGTTTAAGACAAAGCGCCCGTGCCAGTCCTAGCGCAGCGTCTGTTTCATCAATGCTGCCGTAGGCTTCTACCCGCAGGCTATCTTTAGCAACCCGTTCACCCGTGTATAGACTGGTATTGCCTTGGTCTCCCGTTTTGGTATAGATTTTCATCTTTCTCCCTCTCTCCCAATTGGCTGCCGCTATTTCATAATTTCATGGGCAGCGAAAAAAAGATCAATTTCTCGCATAGCGCTGCTTGCGCTGTCAGAGCCGTGAATAACATTGTTGTCTACAGACAAGGCAAAATCGCCCCGTATCGTCCCAGGAGCAGCTCCAGCCGGATCGGTCGGCCCCATCATCGTCCTCACTACCTTAATAGCGTTTTCCCCGCCCACAACCATTGCTACTAGCGGTCCGGAGGTAATGAAGTCAATCAGTCCGTCAAAAAAAGGCTTGCCTTGATGTTCAGCGTAGTGATTATAGGCCTGTTCACGCGACAACGTCATCATCTTTAAAGCCAAAATGCGGAGTCCCCGCCGCTCAAAACGGCTGATGATCTCGCCGCACAGTCCTCTGGCAACACCGTCAGGCTTAATTAATACAAGCGTCTTTTCCATATTTTCACCTTGCTTTTTAACATTCGTAATGTAAAGATGATTTATGTAACGCCAATAACCTGCATTTCTACTCCGAAAACTCTACACCTGTTTTCATTCTTTGTTGGTGTCGTGCTAACGACATGGGGGTCTACTCCGAAAACCGGTAATATCAAAATGGGAAATAGAGAAACCGCAGAAGACACGGAATATTCCTTCAGGCATTATTTCACCAATTCCTGATATTTGTTCTGATCGAGCTGCTTAATTACAGCAACAAGAAGCCGCACGGCCGCGTCATAATCGTCGCGGTGAACGATGCTGTTATGGCTGTGAATATAGCGGGTGGGAATACTAAGTACCAGACTGGGCACTCCTTGGGCATGAAGATGAATGCGGCCGGCGTCGGTTCCGCCACCTTCAGTAAACTCTAGTTGGTAGGGAATATGATTTTGTTCGGCCACTTCCACAACAAAATCACGCAAGCCAGTATGAGGAATGAGACTGGAATCATAGATGGAAATAGCCACGCCTTTGCCCAGTTTACTGGACGCTTGGTCGCTTGTTACACCCGGCGTATCTCCCGCCACACAAGTATCCACGGCAAAGGCAATGTCAGGGTGAATTACTCCAGCACTGGTTTTAGCCCCTCTTAGTCCCACTTCTTCCTGCACAGTACCTACACCATAAACGGTGTTGGCGTGCATCTCGTGCTGCAGCTTTTCCATGACCTCAGCCATAATAGCGCAACCGATACGATTATCCCAGGCCTTACCCATCAATAATCGCTCATTGGCCAGAGTAGTAAAGGGACTAAATGGGGTAACCGGGTTGCCTGGCCGCACGCCAAACCGCTCTTTCGCCTCTTTTTCATCCTCGGCGCCAATATCGATGTACATATCTTTTTTCTGAACAACTTTTTTGCGTTCCTCGGGCGAAAGGATGTGCGGCGGTTTACTGCCAATCACGCCGGGAATAGCACCCTTAGTCGTATGAACAGTTACCCGTTGTCCGAGCATGACTTGTTCCCACCAGCCCCCCAGCGTAGTAAATTTCAGAAAACCCTCTTTCGTTATGTATTTGACCATAAAACCAATTTCATCCATATGGGCGGCAATCATAATCTTAGGTGTATCACTGCCACCACGCTTCTTAAAAATCACACTGCCCAGGTTATCAGAACTGACTTCGGCAATACTACTGAGTTTTTGTGTTAGTAGGGTCCTAATGGGCTGCTCAAACCCGGATACCCCCGGCGCCTCGCTAATCTCCTTTAACCAAGCCAAGGTCTTGTCCATGTTATCTACCTCCTGTCAAATTCGGAGTTAGTTTACGGTATAAATCTCATTCCTATTCCCGCAAGTACC
Above is a window of Thermosinus carboxydivorans Nor1 DNA encoding:
- a CDS encoding M42 family metallopeptidase → MDKTLAWLKEISEAPGVSGFEQPIRTLLTQKLSSIAEVSSDNLGSVIFKKRGGSDTPKIMIAAHMDEIGFMVKYITKEGFLKFTTLGGWWEQVMLGQRVTVHTTKGAIPGVIGSKPPHILSPEERKKVVQKKDMYIDIGAEDEKEAKERFGVRPGNPVTPFSPFTTLANERLLMGKAWDNRIGCAIMAEVMEKLQHEMHANTVYGVGTVQEEVGLRGAKTSAGVIHPDIAFAVDTCVAGDTPGVTSDQASSKLGKGVAISIYDSSLIPHTGLRDFVVEVAEQNHIPYQLEFTEGGGTDAGRIHLHAQGVPSLVLSIPTRYIHSHNSIVHRDDYDAAVRLLVAVIKQLDQNKYQELVK
- a CDS encoding FmdB family zinc ribbon protein, which produces MPIYEFQCNACGVRFDQLCRVNWEGAVRCPSCQSSDVRKLLSQFVSGGRSGGGCTGCSGKSCSTCK
- the ndk gene encoding nucleoside-diphosphate kinase → MEKTLVLIKPDGVARGLCGEIISRFERRGLRILALKMMTLSREQAYNHYAEHQGKPFFDGLIDFITSGPLVAMVVGGENAIKVVRTMMGPTDPAGAAPGTIRGDFALSVDNNVIHGSDSASSAMREIDLFFAAHEIMK
- a CDS encoding cob(I)yrinic acid a,c-diamide adenosyltransferase, which translates into the protein MKIYTKTGDQGNTSLYTGERVAKDSLRVEAYGSIDETDAALGLARALCLKQEVKQAIYDMQRMLWQLMADVASLGEKGSRITAEHVRELEQMIDRFDVMLPPLTKFVIPGDTPGSAALHVARTVARRAERQMWRLAREESVNEHVLVALNRLSDLCFVLSRVESEEAKEA